CTTTGCAGCACAGACGGATCGAATTTCTGTTCACTTCGCTCGCCCGCAAATCCTTCTGTAAACTCCTCGGCTTTATCCGTATTGAGGTACATTACGCATCCTTTTCCAGATTCACATTCACCCGCTACCGATACAGTTATGTCCGCATTCATCGGAATGAAATGTTCGCATGCTCTGCATGTATCCCTCGTATTCGCAGGTACTTCGCCCTTCGATACAGTTTTTTCGTATTTTGGCAGTAATTCCTCGATCTGTCCTTTTTCCACCAGTTCGAGAGGGAAAACACCCCCGCAGGTATGGGAAATCGTCAGCAGATTCTCGAATGATCCCTGTTCCCGTTTTACCAGCTCCACAAAGGCCCTGAGTTCGCACGGCTTCAGAACAACCGCTATTTTTTTCCCTGAAGTTGATATGAAAGAAAGCACCTGCCCGGCGTTGACTGTCATGACAGGTATAACGGGGACAGCCTCGTCAAGATCAGTCACGTCCGTAATCAACGCAAGATCATAGGAGTTATTCTCAGGAATTCTCCTCATTGTTACAGCGGCATTGATTTTTCCGCTCTCGAGAAGAAATTTAAGAAGGTCTTTTACTTTTCTGGAAGCGCTTGTGTCAATGGCTATGCTACTCATGAGATGAAACCTCCGCATCAGCATCTTTCACAAGTTCGTGTACTCCTGGTAATTCCGTTTTTCTGAACTGTCTGAGAGGGAGGGGATCTCCGTCGTTCCGTCCGGCTGAATACTCGAATGTTCTCTGCGTCTGATCTGCTACATAACTGAATACACCTGCCACCGGTATGGAGACAGGGCAGGCATCGGAACACTGTCCGCAGGAAACGCAGGAAAGACTCATATGAGCCATCCTTCCCGTATGGAACATGATCCTGTCCACCGGAAGAGAAATACCGCCCCGCTTTTCTGCAGCGGTTATGAGCGCGTCCGGATTCTGTTCCGCTGTTTCCGAATCGAAATAGCATAATCTGCAATAGCATATCGGGCAGGCACTCTGACAGTTGTGGCATCCGATACAATTGGCGAATACTGATAATAGCCCGTCAAAACCACGCAGCTGTGCTTCTGTTTCCTCAAAAGCACTTTTCCTTGCTTTTATCCTGTCCGCCTTCAGTTGACCAATACCTTTTTCCCAGGCTGAAAGATCTTTAGCGGGAGTTAGATCAAGTTCTTCAAGAAGTTTCGATCCCTTATCGCTTCCTGCAATAACAAGCATTTCCTTTTCAGATAGTCCCAGATAACCGAAGTGTATGTCTGAATCAAACAGGGAGAAATCTTCACATATGTGGCAGACAGGTTTGGCGGAATTATCGGGTTTACCCTTCTGCAGTATTTCGGTAAAACGTTTCTCGCTGCCCTCGGGATCATCAACATATTTCTGAAGCTGCACCGCTCCGGGGCAATCATAAGTAGCCAGGATGAGATTATCAGAATGAACCTGGCTCAGTTTGGAGAGTTCTATGGCTGCTCTTATCTCGCAGGGTCTCATAACAGCAATAACAGTGAGATTTCCAGGACCTTTGCGGGTAAGGCTCCTGAGAGCTTTCGCCCCCTGTACAGGCATGGTGGGAGCTATCGGAACGGCATCGTCAAGCATAGAAATGTCATTCATCAGTATCCATGCGTAAGAGTCACCGGACGGTACTTTCATCGGAAGAATAACAGCGTCCGCCAATTTCTTTGTAATGGCAAGTCTGAGAAAGTCCAGAACAGCGTCACCAGGCTCTTTTTCAGCCGGCAGAACCGCTCCCTTTCGCTCAGAATCGGTCATCTGTTCTTCCTTTCCCTGGTCATCTTAGCGCCTCATCAACTTCACGATAAAGCTGAGTATTAGTAAAGTGTTTTGTTCTGAGAGCTCCTGACGGACAACTTCCGAAGCAGTTTCCACAGCCTCTGCATACAGCCTCATTCACAACCGATATCCCTCTTGAATCATCGGAGTATATCGCTCCGTAAACACATACATCAAGGCAGTTGCCGCAGCCTGTGCAGTAGGCTTCAAGAATTTCTGTTACTTTAACCTCCGGAATAAGCTTCTCGCCGGGGATCAACCTTGTGAGTATCTGTCCTGCGGATGCTCTGGCAAACTGCATCGAATCAGAGACTCCCTTAGGACCATGAGCCGTTCCCACGATGAAAACACCGTCTGTGGATGTCCCGATCGGATTCGTCATATTGTGAGCTTCCTGGAAAAAGCCGGACTCATCCAGAGGAACAGTCAGAAGATCCGACAGCGCTTCTGTATCTGCTGATGGCTCGAGTGCAGGGGCAAGGACTACCATATCGAAGGATTGCTCGCCTTTTTCGCCGTTCATCTTTTCGAAACTGACATCGGTACCTTTTATACTGATATCTTTTATGCGGATGAATGCAACACCGGCTGCGCAGGCCTCAGCGTATCGTTCCTGATCATCTTTTTTTGTAAGGCAGATATCTCTGTAGAACTCCGATACCTGAATATCAGTGGACTGATTTTTAAAATATCCTGCCAGTTTCATCATGTAACTGCAGCATATTCCGGAACAGTAATTCTTCTCTTCTCTTCCAACACAGTGAATCAGGGCTACCGAAGAGGGCTGCTTACCTGACCGAAGCTTAGCTTCGCCTTCTCCGCTGAACATTTTCTCTACCGAAAGTGAGGTATATACTTCATCCGATTCTGAATAACTGCAGTGATCGCTGCTCCCCGGTTCGAAAAGTTTGCTGCCTGTCGCCACTACTATCGCGCCTGCCATTATCTCCGTTGTTTCAGCATTTTCTGTTGATAATAGCTCTATCTCAAAATTGCCCAGAAAACCGATAACGTTCTCGACCCTGGTATTCAGAAAGAGTCTGATATTCCTGTCTTCCATAATCGATTCTATTTTCCCGCTGAGTACATCACCCTGCCCTGGAAGCAATCCTGAAAGATCAAGAGACACACCTCCGAGTCTTTCTGTCTTCTCAACCAGGAATACCCGTCTATCCTCGCCTGAAAGCGAAAGAGCTGCTTCCATACCTGATATTCCGCCCCCTATAACGAGTACATCAGGGTTGATATCCAGCGGTTTCTCGAACAGTTCTGATTGACGAAGAACCCTGGCGATTCCTCCGCGGATATAACTGAATGCCTTTTCAGTAGCTTTTTCTTTATCATCTATCACCCAGGTGCAGTGCTCCCTGATATTGATGATTTTGTACAGATAAGGATTGAGATCAGTTTTTTCGCATACACCCATGAAAGTCGAATCATGATCGCGCGGTGAGCAGGCACCTATAACCAGATGGGTGAAGCCATTGCTTTTTATTTCCTCCTCGAGGAATTCCTTTCCAGGCCCGGAGCAGAGAAATCCGTACTTCTTAACGACCAGCTCAACGTCCTGATAATCGTCGAGCTGAGACAGATCAGCGAGGATTTTATCAAGATCGACCTTCCCCGCAATGTTAGGCCCGCATTCACAAACGTAAACCCCGACCTTTGCCCTCATCTGTTTATCCTGTCCCGTTTCCTGCATTTCATATTCTTTCATCAGCTGGAAGCCTCGGATGTTACAATACCCATGACCTGCCCTGCTGCGGATTCTGCCTGAATGACCGAATTCTGAATGTCCTTCGGGCCTTCCGCAGTACCGGCAACGAATATCCCTTTTCTTGAGGTCTCCATTGATCCGCTTCCGTCCAACACTGTCTCGATAAATCCCCGGGAATCAAGATTCACTCCGGCGACCTTCGCGAGTTCAATGGCAAAAGGGTCGGGAACAAGAGCAGCTGCAAGTATTACCATATCAACGTTCAATTCTTCCTTGGACCCTGCTGCATCCGAATAGGCTACTTTCAGTCCCGATCCGTTCTCTGAAACCAAAACGTCATCGATAGACGATGTGTAGAGCATCTCGGTATCTACCCCTTGAACACTTTTATAAAAACTCTGGTAACTCTTTCCAGGGACACAGACATCCGAATAGATATTGAAAACACTGGCTGATGGTATTTTATGCTTCAGGAATCTCGCGAATTTGAATGAGTACATGCAGCAGACAGAAGAACAGTACTTCTGCTCCCTCCGTCCGGCACAATGAATCACAGCTATGCTTTCCGGAACCTTCTCTGATCCGCGAAGGGTTATCTCGCCAAGGGTAGGACCGTTTGACGCGAACAGTCTCTCGAACTCCATCGGAGCATATACTCCGGGTAGAGCGCCGTATCCAAGGTTCGGCAAAGATGAAAGATCAAAAGTTGCTGATCCGGTTGCCAGTATTACAGCTCCGACCTTTATTTCAATAACTTCATCGCTGTCATCAAGGTTAATCGCCTCAAATGCGCAGGACTCCACGCAAAGGTTGCACTCCTCCTTGCCATTAAGCTTCAGACAGTGTTCGGAATCAATTACAGGAACATTCGGAAGCGATCCGGAACAGGGAACATAAATGGCTTTCCTGTCAATCAGGTTTTCTTCCCATTCGTTCTTCAGGGATACAGGACAGGGTTCATAACACATCCCGCATCCGATACAGTCGGTCAGACTGACGTATCTGGCTCGTTTCCTGATAACGACGCTGAAATCCCCCGCATTGCCCTCGATCTTTTCCACATTGCTGTATGTAAGGGTTTCAATGTTCGGATTCTGCAATATATCCTGCTGTATTGGAGCCACCATGCAGGTGGAGCACTCGAGATTGGGAAAACTTTCCTCGTTCTTGATAACCATACCGCCGATGATTGGTAGCTTTTCCACAAGGTAAACCTTATTGGAAGCTCCGGCGAGCATAAGACTCGCCTTCATCCCGGCGATTCCGGCACCAATAACAAGAACATTCCCTGTTTGAGACATGTTATCTACTCTCTGTCAAAAACGAGTACTGTTTTTAATAGGATTTGGTCCGAGTTCCTTTATCTTCTCCGTGAATTCGCCCACAACCTCTGCATAGCGTTTCCCCTCTGCTGCAGATACCCAGGAGAGCTGCAGCCTGTCCGGATTGAGATTGAGGGTTTCCATAACCTTTTTCAGCAGAGCAAACCTTCGCCTGGCGTAATAATTACCCTCGCCGTAGTGGCAGTCACCAGGATGACACCCTGCAACGAGAATACCATCAGCCCCCTTGAAATAAGTTGAAAGGAGAAGGTTATGGTCGATCCTGCTGGAACACATTACTCTTATAACCGTGAACGAAGGGGGAAGCGCGAGTTTTGACGAACCGGCAAGGTCTGCAGCTGCGTATGTACACCAGTTGCAAAGAAAACCCACTATTGAAGGAACGAACTCTGCCCCTGCCTTTTCTTTCATTCTCCCCCGTACCTGTTTGCCTGGAAATTTACAAACACACACAATATTCTGTAACTCCTGATTAACAGAAGTAGTGATAGTTTGCTGCCTGATCAACTCTGTCAGAGATAGCTCAAGCTAAAGAAAATTTAAATTCTAATATTCGAATATTCGAATATCTAATAATATGTGAAAGACTATGTCAATAACTGATTTTTTCAGCATAGAAATTACTGCGTTCAATCACCAAAATAATATATTGTTATTCCTCAACAGTCAAGAATATCGCACCGGGATTCTAACAGAAGATCAATCGCTATTTTACAGGATTACGTACCTCTGGTAAGGTCGTCTACGGATCTGGAAACAAGTGAGGAAAACTCATCCACGAATCCTCTTGCTTTCACTTCGCTGCGATCAGCCATCAGATCGAACTGTCCCTGGTCCGTCATTATACTCACTGTCCATATGACAGAGTTGGAGTAGCCATAGGAAGCGCACTCCTTTCTTGAAATCATGACCCTGGTTATCTGTTCAGACCCTATAGTAATAGCCCGGTAGCTGTTGTATATCCGCTGACTGAAGGATACGGTATTCTTCATGTAATCAACCTTTACAGTTCCCGCGTTTCCAATCCGCTTCCTTACAGCAAACAGTACAATGAGAGTAAAAGGGAACATCATTAATGGAATGAACGGTATGACTGGATTAATGGATGAAAACGACTGCTTCTCCAT
This Candidatus Aegiribacteria sp. DNA region includes the following protein-coding sequences:
- a CDS encoding Coenzyme F420 hydrogenase/dehydrogenase, beta subunit C-terminal domain, which produces MSSIAIDTSASRKVKDLLKFLLESGKINAAVTMRRIPENNSYDLALITDVTDLDEAVPVIPVMTVNAGQVLSFISTSGKKIAVVLKPCELRAFVELVKREQGSFENLLTISHTCGGVFPLELVEKGQIEELLPKYEKTVSKGEVPANTRDTCRACEHFIPMNADITVSVAGECESGKGCVMYLNTDKAEEFTEGFAGERSEQKFDPSVLQRSLDDRLAEKEKLFSSITKDGPGLDGLLDLFGRCVGCHGCNSVCPICYCLLCDFESANFDYNLPYFEEHLSRRGALRLPPDTIFFHLGRLTHMSFSCVGCGMCSDVCPVGIPVAAVFKKTGEKTAAIFDYVPGRDVEESIPVMVYKEEELSDIG
- a CDS encoding FAD-dependent oxidoreductase; the protein is MSQTGNVLVIGAGIAGMKASLMLAGASNKVYLVEKLPIIGGMVIKNEESFPNLECSTCMVAPIQQDILQNPNIETLTYSNVEKIEGNAGDFSVVIRKRARYVSLTDCIGCGMCYEPCPVSLKNEWEENLIDRKAIYVPCSGSLPNVPVIDSEHCLKLNGKEECNLCVESCAFEAINLDDSDEVIEIKVGAVILATGSATFDLSSLPNLGYGALPGVYAPMEFERLFASNGPTLGEITLRGSEKVPESIAVIHCAGRREQKYCSSVCCMYSFKFARFLKHKIPSASVFNIYSDVCVPGKSYQSFYKSVQGVDTEMLYTSSIDDVLVSENGSGLKVAYSDAAGSKEELNVDMVILAAALVPDPFAIELAKVAGVNLDSRGFIETVLDGSGSMETSRKGIFVAGTAEGPKDIQNSVIQAESAAGQVMGIVTSEASS
- a CDS encoding hydrogenase iron-sulfur subunit, translating into MKEKAGAEFVPSIVGFLCNWCTYAAADLAGSSKLALPPSFTVIRVMCSSRIDHNLLLSTYFKGADGILVAGCHPGDCHYGEGNYYARRRFALLKKVMETLNLNPDRLQLSWVSAAEGKRYAEVVGEFTEKIKELGPNPIKNSTRF
- a CDS encoding FAD-dependent oxidoreductase — protein: MKEYEMQETGQDKQMRAKVGVYVCECGPNIAGKVDLDKILADLSQLDDYQDVELVVKKYGFLCSGPGKEFLEEEIKSNGFTHLVIGACSPRDHDSTFMGVCEKTDLNPYLYKIINIREHCTWVIDDKEKATEKAFSYIRGGIARVLRQSELFEKPLDINPDVLVIGGGISGMEAALSLSGEDRRVFLVEKTERLGGVSLDLSGLLPGQGDVLSGKIESIMEDRNIRLFLNTRVENVIGFLGNFEIELLSTENAETTEIMAGAIVVATGSKLFEPGSSDHCSYSESDEVYTSLSVEKMFSGEGEAKLRSGKQPSSVALIHCVGREEKNYCSGICCSYMMKLAGYFKNQSTDIQVSEFYRDICLTKKDDQERYAEACAAGVAFIRIKDISIKGTDVSFEKMNGEKGEQSFDMVVLAPALEPSADTEALSDLLTVPLDESGFFQEAHNMTNPIGTSTDGVFIVGTAHGPKGVSDSMQFARASAGQILTRLIPGEKLIPEVKVTEILEAYCTGCGNCLDVCVYGAIYSDDSRGISVVNEAVCRGCGNCFGSCPSGALRTKHFTNTQLYREVDEALR